A window of the Ostrea edulis chromosome 1, xbOstEdul1.1, whole genome shotgun sequence genome harbors these coding sequences:
- the LOC125649630 gene encoding P2X purinoceptor 7-like, producing MSTRKRKQEAVRVQRRLRRQRLSDVVEESSSSEIEDPTSHEQDTESDLPEPSTRGRGKRGRGKGRGRGQGTTRRGRRVFHGRQFEETEREAEAFTDVHLECIQKADEFIDQLSGEESKELLKEMCKEIPSVVLDVSEILTRRNEEPDPPTPPQPDGEVPNWCVCNHCVPVNSAIKRVCCEMRPDLCLSLRPEMNLVIVHPFVLHLQQRFRNDIFARDAQTQQDVNKAYRHSAYRQYILWVFGRLHRNDRRVVPSCCVKVIREKFPDPRGRYRGFVPAYSAGW from the exons ATGTCGACAAGAAAGAGAAAGCAAGAGGCG gttaGAGTTCAGAGAAGATTGAGGCGACAGAGGTTATCAGATGTAGTGGAGGAGTCCAGTAGTTCGGAAATTGAGGATCCCACTAGCCACGAACAG GATACAGAATCTGACTTGCCAGAGCCAAGTACAAGAGGCAGAGGAAAACGAGGGCGGGGTAAAGGACGCGGAAGAGGACAGGGCACCACTAGAAGAGGGAGGCGTGTCTTTCATGGAAGACAGTTTGAAGAAACGGAGAGAGAGGCGGAGGCTTTCACTGATGTACATTTGGAATGTATACAAAAAGCAGAT GAGTTTATAGACCAACTGTCAGGGGAAGAGTCAAAAGAATTACTGAAAGAAATGTGTAAAGAAATACCGTCAGTGGTTCTAGATGTCAGTGAAATCCTAACAAGGAGGAACGAAGAACCAGACCCACCAACACCACCACAACCCGATGGGGAAGTTCCTAACTGGTGCGTCTGCAACCACTGCGTTCCCGTGAACTCGGCTATAAAAAGGGTGTGCTGCGAAATGAGGCCAGATCTCTGCTTAAGCCTGCGGCCA GAGATGAATCTTGTTATCGTCCACCCATTTGTGCTACACCTGCAGCAAAGATTTAGGAATGACATTTTTGCACGGGATGCCCAAACCCAACAGGACGTTAATAAAGCGTACCGACATAGTGCATACCGACAGTATATCCTATGGGTCTTTGGGCGCCTTCATCGGAATGACAGAAGAGTTGTCCCATCTTGCTGTGTGAAAGTGATAAGAGAAAAGTTTCCCGATCCCCGTGGTCGATATCGAGGATTTGTTCCGGCATACAGTGCAGGATGGTAA